A window of the Brassica napus cultivar Da-Ae chromosome C5, Da-Ae, whole genome shotgun sequence genome harbors these coding sequences:
- the LOC106443235 gene encoding NAC domain-containing protein 46, translated as MVEEVGAFVNQGGDNEVVDLPPGFRFHPTDEEIITHYLKEKVFNVQFTSAAIGQADLNKNEPWDLPKIAKMGEKEFYFFCQRDRKYPTGMRTNRATLSGYWKATGKDKEIFRGKACIVGMKKTLVFYRGRAPKGEKTNWVMHEYRLDGIYSYHNLPKSSRDEWVVCRVFHKNAPPLTITTTTTTNQLIRIESLDNIDHLLDVSSLPPLIDPGFLGQPGPSFSGAGQRQDLKHILHYPTTAAVDNTYLPEQIVNYPYHSVPNPGSGSGYGTGSGNNSNRMIKLERSLVSVSQETGLSSDVNTTATPETSSYLMMGSSVANAAMMDGNNTSYDDDLGIFWDDYKLI; from the exons ATGGTGGAAGAAGTAGGTGCATTTGTGAACCAAGGAGGAGATAATGAGGTGGTGGATTTGCCTCCGGGGTTTCGGTTTCATCCAACTGATGAAGAGATCATAACTCACTACCTTAAAGAGAAAGTCTTCAACGTCCAGTTCACCTCGGCTGCAATTGGTCAAGCCGACCTTAACAAGAACGAGCCTTGGGATCTACCAA AAATTGCAAAGATGGGAGAGAAGGAGTTTTACTTTTTTTGCCAGCGGGATAGGAAGTACCCGACCGGCATGAGGACGAACCGTGCAACCCTGTCCGGTTACTGGAAGGCAACCGGGAAGGACAAGGAGATCTTTAGGGGCAAAGCTTGTATTGTTGGGATGAAGAAAACACTTGTGTTCTATAGAGGAAGAGCTCCGAAAGGTGAAAAGACCAATTGGGTTATGCATGAGTATCGTCTTGATGGCATATATTCTTATCACAATCTCCCTAAATCTTCAAGG GATGAATGGGTGGTGTGTAGGGTTTTCCACAAGAACGCTCCTCCTCtcactattactactactactactacaaaTCAACTCATAAGGATTGAATCTCTTGACAACATTGATCATCTCTTAGACGTCTCTTCTCTCCCTCCTCTCATCGATCCCGGTTTCTTGGGTCAACCCGGTCCAAGCTTCTCAGGTGCCGGCCAACGACAAGACCTCAAGCACATCCTCCATTACCCTACAACCGCGGCGGTCGACAACACTTACCTCCCTGAACAAATCGTCAATTACCCTTACCACTCGGTCCCAAATCCTGGATCTGGTTCGGGTTACGGGACTGGCTCGGGAAATAATAGTAACCGTATGATCAAGTTGGAGCGTTCTCTTGTGAGTGTGTCTCAAGAAACCGGTTTAAGTTCCGACGTGAACACAACCGCGACGCCAGAGACATCTTCGTATCTAATGATGGGGTCTTCGGTGGCCAATGCGGCAATGATGGATGGTAACAACACGTCGTATGATGATGACTTGGGGATCTTTTGGGACGACTACAAACTAATTTGA
- the LOC106443236 gene encoding pyruvate kinase, cytosolic isozyme — translation MEKILDGRTNGTLKKTKIVCTLGPVSRSVEMIEKLLKAGMNVARFNFSHGTHEYHQGTLDNLRIAMKNTGIMCAVMLDTKGPEIRTGFLKEGKPVQLTQGQEITISTDYTLLGDSNTISMSYKKLAEDLNPEDVILCSDGTISLTVLSCDKVNGLVRCRCGNSATLGEKKNVNLPGVVVDLPTLTEKDQEDILKWGVPNKIDIIALSFVRKGSDLDQVRKLLGEHAKRIMLMSKVENQEGVRNFDEILKNSDAFMVARGDLGMEIPIERIFQAQKMMIERANAVGKPVVTATQMLESMTKSPLPTRAEATDVANAVLDGTDCVMLSGETAAGAHPEAAVKIMARICKVAEDTLDYDAVHKKIQEAVPLPLSTVEDLAASAVSKAMKQSAKAIVVLTKGGYTTALVAKYRPIVPILSVAILDDGESRCSVAKRGLIYRGIVPVVANSGSTEEATKFAIEFAKEKEICKGGDSIVLVQYIDGSSLLKIMLVE, via the exons ATGGAGAAGATACTTGACGGAAGAACTAATGGAACACTCAAGAAGACCAAGATCGTGTGTACTCTTGGACCAGTGTCCAGGTCTGTTGAGATGATCGAGAAGCTTCTCAAAGCTGGTATGAACGTAGCCCGTTTCAACTTCTCACACGGTACTCACGAGTACCACCAAGGAACTCTCGATAACCTCAGAATCGCAATGAAGAACACTGGTATCATGTGTGCCGTCATGCTTGACACAAAG ggtCCTGAGATTAGAACCGGATTTCTCAAAGAAGGCAAACCGGTTCAGCTAACTCAAGGTCAAGAGATAACAATCTCAACTGATTACACTTTGCTAGGAGATTCAAACACAATCTCAATGAGCTACAAGAAACTTGCCGAGGATCTCAATCCAGAGGACGTGATTCTCTGTTCAGACGGCACAATCTCTCTGACCGTCTTGTCGTGTGACAAGGTTAACGGTCTAGTTCGTTGCCGATGCGGGAACTCAGCAACCCTAGGAGAGAAAAAGAACGTTAACCTCCCAGGAGTTGTAGTTGATCTCCCAACGCTTACGGAGAAAGATCAAGAAGATATTCTAAAGTGGGGAGTTCCAAACAAGATCGATATCATTGCTCTTTCCTTTGTTCGTAAAGGATCTGACCTAGACCAAGTCAGGAAGTTACTTGGGGAGCACGCAAAGCGAATCATGCTTATGTCAAAG GTTGAGAATCAAGAAGGAGTGAGGAACTTCGACGAGATTCTTAAAAACTCTGATGCATTCATGGTGGCTAGAGGCGACCTAGGGATGGAGATTCCTATCGAGAGGATATTTCAAGCACAGAAGATGATGATTGAGAGAGCCAATGCTGTCGGGAAACCTGTCGTGACAGCTACGCAGATGCTTGAGTCCATGACCAAGTCTCCTCTTCCGACAAGAGCCGAAGCTACGGACGTGGCCAACGCTGTCCTCGATGGCACGGACTGCGTCATGCTCAGCGGAGAGACCGCCGCCGGAGCCCACCCCGAAGCCGCCGTGAAAATCATGGCGAGAATCTGTAAGGTGGCGGAGGATACTCTCGACTACGACGCCGTGCATAAGAAGATTCAAGAAGCTGTTCCGTTGCCTTTGTCCACGGTTGAGGACTTGGCCGCTTCTGCTGTCTCCAAGGCGATGAAGCAGAGCGCCAAGGCGATTGTGGTTCTCACCAAGGGGGGGTACACAACGGCGCTTGTGGCGAAATACAGGCCTATCGTTCCGATTCTCTCGGTGGCTATCTTGGATGATGGAGAGTCGAGGTGTTCGGTGGCGAAACGTGGCTTGATTTACCGTGGAATCGTTCCGGTGGTGGCGAACAGTGGCTCGACGGAGGAGGCGACTAAGTTTGCGATCGAGTTTGCAAAGGAGAAGGAGATCTGTAAGGGTGGAGATTCGATTGTCTTGGTGCAGTACATCGATGGTTCCTCTCTTCTCAAGATCATGCTCGTGGAGTAG